GGCTGGAAGAGAGGCACGGTGTCGTAGATGGCGCCGTGGATAAACTTGTCGAGTGGTGCCAGTGATTGCCGTAGCGCCACATTATTGTCCAGCATGTCGGGCATGCCGGAAGTATGTGTAAACAGGTGATGCACGAGTATCGACTCTTTATGGTGTGCTGCGAAATCGGGAATATAATGCGTCACCGGCAGACTGAGTACCAACTCGCCTCGTTCGACCAGTTTTAAGGCGCTCATGTAGACAATCGGTTTGGTGATGGATGCCAGCAGAAACATACCGTCGCGTCGTACGGGTTCGGCATTTTTTTCCGGTCCCTGTTTACCGAAGAATTGTGGCTCTACGATTTTTCCGTGGCGGCCGACAACAATTGCTGCTCCGGGCATGGTGCCTGCGTCGGTCCATTCTTTCAGTAGTTTTCCTGCCTGTTGCAGACGTTCTCCATCAAGGTCGATCTCCTGTGGTTTGACAAGGGGCAGTGAAGTCATAGGGGAAATCCTCTGAAAAGACGGTCTGTGTTGACTCTGGCGAACCCATTCACCATGATCGATATGATGGCGTTCGTCAAGCGATCGAGCGTTGACGCAAAGAACTTTCAATCAGACAAGGTCGAACTTATGTTGAAACAATTGATTGCCATTCTGACGGTCTTTGTTCTGGGGCTGGGGATCACCGGTTTAAACGCTGCAGAGTTGCCTGATCGAAATGGAACCGTGTCAATTCAAACTCAGGAATGGCCGTTTCAGCCGGGACCTCGCTCGGTTAAAGTTTATATCTATTACCCGGGTAACAAACTGGAAAATGTGAACGCGGAGACGGGCTTGATGCTCAATCTGCATAACTGGGGTGGCACGAATACATCAGGTGCCGGGAACCCGGCGGTGCTCACGAAAGAACTGAATGTGATTGCCATCTCAGTCGACTATCTGCAAAGCGGTTCCTGGAAAGAACAGGCAAAGACGGGGGCGCCCTATGATTATGGTTATCTGCAGTCGATTGATGCGTTACGGGCGCTGTCGTATGTGTATCATGGGTTACAGGAGAAGCAGATTCCGTTCAATTCAAAACGCATCTATTCCACCGGCGGTTCGGGGGGCGGGAATGTTACGCTGATGTGCAATAAATTCGCACCGCATACCTTTACGTGTGTGATTGATATCTGCGGCATGCCGCGACTTTCAGATGATATCGCGTTTCATTTACCCGGTGGCAGTAGCCTGAATGCCCGTTATAGTCAGGACAAAAACGCAAAGAATTATCTCACCCCGGGCGCACAGGAGATTCGATATATCGGCAATCCTGAGCATTTAAAATTAATGAAAGACCAGGGGCACGCGACAAAGATCATCGTCATTCATGGTACGGGAGATACCACTTGTCCGTATGCCGATGCGAAAGCGATGGTTCAAAATATGAAAGCCGCACAACTGGATGTCGAAGCGAAATTTGTTACGCCCGCGGACATTGATAATGTCGTTTTTACAAACACCGGCCATTCACTCGGCGATCGCACGAAGATGATGATCAAATACGGCGGAGAATATGCGATTCCCGGACGTGAAAAATTTCGTCTGCGTACGACTCCCACCGATTTTGAATTGAAGCAGGACGTGATTTATCCGACTTCCGACGGACGCTATGTGATCTCGTATGCAGACGGCGTACCAACGATCCGTTTTGAATCCAAGTGATTTTGATTACCTGCGGTGTGAAATCAAACCGTTGAACCCGGTGTGAAGTCAATCAACGCTTTGGGAGGGAGTGCGACTCGTAACGCATTCAGCACGGCCAGAACGTCAATCACTTCCTGAGTCAGCGCCCCGGCGACTGGGGGCAAATATCCCGCGGCAGCGAGTAGCATTCCCAGCATGCTCAAGCCCATGCCGCCGATCGCACTTTGCAGAGCGATGTGTCGCATGCGACGGCTGATGTGCAGAAATTCGTCAATTTTTTGCAGCGAGCTATCCATCACAATCACGTCGGCTGCTTCCGTAGTGACATCGCTGTTTTGGCCGAAAGCAACCCCCACGCTCGCCGCGATGAGAGCAGGCGCGTCGTTGATTCCATCACCGACAAAGATCGTGTTGGTCTGCGCCGTTTCTTCATTGACGATTTCCAGTTTTTGTTCGGGACTCTGGCTGAAGAACACATTTTCGATGCCAACCTGATCGGCGAGGTACCTTACTTCCGATTCTCGATCGCCGGAGACCAGCATCGTACGTTGAATCTGGTGTTGTGGTGAGAGATGTGTGATGAAAGAGAGACCATCCGTGCGTGGCGTATCCCGAAAACGATATGTGCCCGCGTATTGATCGTCAATCAGGATCAGACATTCCAGGCCACCCGCCTGTTCGGGGAGTTGGCTTTCGACTTCCGGCTGCTGTTTGAGAAGTTTCTTGCGGCTGGTAATCTGAATGGAATGTCCATTGACGATTCCCTGAAGACCTTGCCCGGGCGGCTCGCTGATTTCGGTGGCTTCGTGCGTGATGGTTTTCTCTGCCTGCACTGCACTCAGAATGGCCTGTGCCAGCGGGTGTTTGGAAAATCGTTCAATACTGCCGACGAGCGAGAGAACTTCTTCCAGCTGGAAGCCGTTGGCATAGATTTGTTCGGTGAGATGCGGCTCTCCATACGTCAGCGTACCTGTCTTATCGAAGATGATTGTGCGGCAGGTGTCCGCGGTTTCCAGTGCGGTCGGGTCACGAACAATGATCGCTCTACGGGCGGCCAGAGAGATGGAGCCAATGATGGCTACCGGGATTGCAATTAAGAGCGGGCAGGGGGTCGCGACCACCATCACCGCCAGAAAACGGACAGGATCTCCCGAGATGATCCAGGCGATGAGTCCGATTAAAACAGCAAGCGGCGTGTACCAGGCGCCCAGTTTGTCTGCCATCCGTCGCATGCGGGGGCGATGTTGTTCCGATGTCTGCATGACCTCCATGATTTTGGCGTAGCGCGAATCAACGGCCAGTTTCTCTGCACGGATTGTTAAAGCCGACTCGCCGTTTATCGCTCCCGAAAGTACCTGAGAGCCGGGCGTCTTGGACATCATATAAGGCTCACCCGTCAGATATGATTCATCCATCACGCCATGACCTTCCAGCACAGTTCCATCGATGGGACAGATCTCGTGAGGAAATATCACAAGCGTATCGTTAACGGCGATCTGATCCAGGGCAACATCCTCGATGCGCGAATCGATCTTGCGATGGGCGATTGAAGGCATGCGTTTACTTAATGCCTGTAGCACCGAGGAAGCGCTGCGGACGGCGTAGGCTTCCAGCGCTTCACCGCCGGAAAGCATTAACACGACCAGCGATCCCGCCAGATATTCATCGAGTAGAATCGAGACGACGATGGAAATGCCGGCCAAGAGATCCGAGCCGAATTCCCGGTGAAACATTTTGACCAGCAGCCCCCAGACCAGCGGCGTCCCCCCCAAAGCTAAGACAGCCCAGAGCGGGAAATTCTGCACTGTTTCTGAGGTCACGAATGCAAAACGCAAGATCAGATGCGCGGCGATCATAATGATCGTGAACACGGCGATCAAAGTTTCAAGAGATTTCCAGACAGGTGAACCCGGTTTCGACGGATTGGAGTTCGACACGCTGATTCCTTTTGTGTTTGAAGCCGAGACTGTTTGATTGGAGCGTGTTACCGGAATCACTCGGCAAATGTGATACCGTAACGGATTTGAGTTAGTTTAAAGGATAGTGGGTGAGACGAGTTTATTATAGCGGTTTCATGCATTAAGGGGAGTGCTAATTGTCTCTATCGGCAGATGGGAATTTAGACTGTTGGACAAACGGCAATCAGGCGACCACCATCTGCGCAATCAATCCGAAGACAAATCCGAGTACAGCTCCTAATGCAGGAGCCCAGCGACGTTCCAGTTTGGCCTGGGGGGCGATGTCCTGAAATGTCAGGTAAAGAATTCCGCCTGCTGCGAACAGCATCGTTAGCCCGACCATTTGGGGCACCCGCGACAATAAATAATATCCAATGAGACCAGAGAGCGGACCCAGCAGGACCAGCAGGCAAAACCCCGGCAGGATCATGTGTTTCTTCATAGTGACCGAGCTTCTTAATTCTCGGTAGGCGTTAAAACCTTCCGGCAAATTCTGCAGGCCGATTAAAATAGCGAGCAACATCCCCACTGAGCCTCCATTTGCAAACGTGGCTCCCAGTGCCAGCGATTCCGGCACGAAGTCCAGCAGCATGGCGATCAACTGCGAAGCGGAATTCTGGTGCGTTGCCAGAATCCGATCAATGATCATAAAGCAGACGCCGCCACAGAGAATGGCTGCGGATGCAATGAGTGGATTTAATTCTTCAATCCCCACCGGAACCAGTACCAGGGCGACCGCGGCCAGCAATACGCCACCTCCAAAGGCAATGATGGAGTGCCGAAATTCTTCTTCGAGCCAGCGCGGATGAATCCGTTCGATTTTCGCAAGGAACCCACCGATGGGAATGGTGCTTCCTGCCAGAGTCGTCAGCACAATGACTTCGAGTACGCCCGACAATGTTGTTCCTTGAAACAAAATATAAACGTAGGGAATGGAAAAGCAGGCTTTTCGCGGAAGAGTTGAACCGCTTTATACGTCACAGGATAGCAGTATTTCTGAAAACGCACAGCAGAGAAACGACCTGATTCCTGATCAGAAATAAAAATAGCCCGGTCGTGAAACCGGGCTACGAGAGTCATCATTAAAAACGGGACAGACTATTGAGGCAGTCGTCCGGTTTCTACTTTCGGGAAGGGACCCGAGCAGGCTTTCATGAATGCCACCAGATCTTTTTTATCCTGATCGGAAAGATTCAGTTTTTTCACTTTTTCGCTCAGGTAAGGGTTCGGCGTCCCCCCTTTGTTGTAGTGTTCGACGACTTCTTCAAGTGTTTTCTGAGAACCATCGTGCATGTAAGGGGCGCTGAATTCCACATTGCGGATCGTGGGGGTCTTGAATGCACCTTTATCTTTTTCCTGTTTGGTGACTTCATAGCGACCGAGATCCGGCTTTTTCGCATCCATTCCAACGCCGAGGTTATGGTATTTTTCGTCCGTCATATTCGGACCTACGTGACAGGCAGCACAGTTGACTTTTTCACTGAAGAATAAATCCATACCACGCAGAGCACTTTTTGACATCGGATGTTTTTTGGTCTGTGCCAGAATTGGCTGATAAACGTCCTCTAGATCTTCGAGGTCTTCTTTGTCCATTTTCAGGAATGGTTTCAATTTTTCCTGATAGTCAAACGGCGAAGGTCCCGTGACGAGCGTGCGCTCGAAGGCAGCAATTGCTTTACCGACATTATCAATGGTGATGCCGTCTTTGAAAATTTTCTTGAACTGCATCTGATAGCCGGGAATCCCTTTGAGCGTTTTCACGGCAGCTTCGTGTGTGTTGGCCATTTCGATGGGATTGGCAATTGGGCCGACTGCCTGTTCTTCCAGCGTGGCGGCACGGCCATCCCAGAACTGAGGGCCACTTAAAATGCGGTTATAGCTGATGGGAGAGTTGCGGCCTCCTTCCTGATCTCGTACACCGATACCAAACTGTGTATGTCGTCCGTAACCTTCATCGGGATGGTGGCAACTGGCACAACTGATGGTATTGTCAGAGGAGAGTCGCGTATCAAAATAAAGCTGGCGGCCCAGTTCGACTTTGGCGCGGGTGAGGGGATTCTCTTTGAGTCCTACCATCTGTGCGGCGCCGGCACTCAAGCCGAGCGGGAGCGTCACTTCCAGGATCTCATGATTCTCGGGCTGGCTGAGCCATTCCTTGATTTCTTTTTTTGTGAGCGGCCCTTTACCGGGAATACCGGAAGTCAGCTCGGGGGTACCCAACAGTACTTTGTTCGTTTTTTTCGCGGAAGCATTCTTCTCGGCAGCGTGAGAAACCGCTTGAGTCTGGACGGTCGCGAACACAACTCCACACGCGATACTGAGTTTCAGAAGCAGTGTGCTTCGGCCATGTTTCAATACGTTCATACTACTAATTCCCGGTTTTGTCTTTTGGAGATTACGAAATTTTGATTTAACATGCGTTCTGAGCAGTCAGAACTAAGGTGTGATTCAACAGATTCCAGCGATATGGAACTGTTGGGTGATTTTTTGAGGAAGGACTCATATATCAAATTGTAAACATGCGATGGAGGCTTTTCAATTTCGAAATGTGAGTATCGTGAGGCATAAATGAAAAACGAATGTGCACGTGGCAGGCGCGATCTTTTAGCTGACTTCAGCAGGACTGGTTTGCAGCAGAACCATTTCGTGGTATTTGCCCCCCGCTGCCATCAACGCATCATGAGTTCCCGTCTCGGTGATACGACCTGATTCGAACACGACAATCCGGTTAGCGTGGGTAATCGTACTTAACCGGTGTGCGATCACAAAACAGGTGCGCCCCTGCATTAAAGTCGTCAGGCTGTCCTGAATCAGTCGTTCACTTTCCGTATCCAGATTACTGGTAGCTTCATCAAGAATTAATATGCGTGGATCTGCCAGAATGGCCCGGGCAATGGCCAGCCGTTGCCGTTGTCCACCGCTCAATTTCACACCCCGCTCACCAATGATTGTTTGATAGCCGTCTGGAAGAACTTTGATAAACTCATCGGCATTGGCAATTTCCGCCGCCTGTTGAATTTCTGCGAGCGACGCATGCCGATTTCCATAGCCAATATTCTCAGCCACACTGCCATCGAATAGAAAGACATCCTGTTCGACCACACCGATGTGATTGCGATAGCTTTCGACATCCAGCTCGCGCAAATCGCGGCCATCCAGCAAAACGCGGCCCGATGTTGGATCATAAAAACGTGCGACCAGATTGCAGAACGTGGTTTTACCCGCACCGCTGGGGCCGACGAGGGCAATGGTTTCGCCAGGGTCGACATCCAGTGAGACTTCCTCTAAAGCAAACTGTTCAGAGCCCGGGTACTGGAAGCCGACATTTTCGAACGTAATTCGCCCCGTGATTTCCGATTTGCTGATGTTTTTTGCGGTCGACGATTCCATCTCGCGTGGTTCATCCAAGAGATCCAGCACACGGTCAAAGCCTGACAGGCTGTTTTGAAACTGGGCGGCACTTTGTGCGAGAACCGCCAAAGGGCCCAACAACATTAACAGATACGCCAGAAACATCACCAGTTCACCCAGCGTCAGCTCTCCCTGCAGAACTTGCCAACCGCCATATAAAAGCAGACAGGCAGAAGCGATGGGGATCAACGTTTCCCAGGCGATTTCAATGAGCCGTGACCACCACCAGGCATATAGCTCCTGACGCCCCATCAGATGATTGCTGCGCAAGACGCGGCTGGTTTCAGAACGCTGTCTGCCGAATGCTCGTACCACGCGCATGCCGCCGAACGATTCGGTTGCCTGTGCATCAACGGCGGCGCGCTGTGCACGAATGCGACGGTGCTGCGGTCGAATACGGCTGATCCAGGTGCGATGAGTCAGATAAACCATTGGTCCCAGGAAGATCGCCCCCAGCAGCAGTCGCCAGTCGACCCACGCCAGAATAATTAAGCTGCCCAGCAATTGAATAATCGCGCGGCAGGGATTGTATAACATGCCAAACACCAGTTCGCCCACACTGCCGGCATCCTCACGCAAGATACTCGTCGCTCCCCCGGATTTGAGTTCCTGAACTCGATGCAGAGGCAGGCGCACGGCCTGGGCGAAGACAGCCTTACGGACTTTCATTTGAATCATTTTTGTAACCCGGGTCGCGTGCCAGCGGCCCCAGATTTGCAGGGCTACACGAATCATCGAAATTACGATCACGGCGATGGTAATGGAAACCAGCAGTGGCCAGGGTTCATGTGGAATCCACTCAGGTAAAGAGGCCGGCAGCGGTTTTTTATCGAGTACGTTATCGACGACAAATTTGGTCGCAATCGGGGGGATTAACGCCAGTAGAGTGGCGATGGTTAATGTCAACAGTGCCAGAATCATCGACCGGCGATGAATTTTCAATAAGCCGAGAAAGCTGCGCACCAGTTCCCAGGAAGAACGCTCCCGCTTTGTCGATTTCTTGCCTGGTTCCGGGCCGTGCTTTTCATGAAACTCGGCTTTGTATTGTTCAAATTGCTGGCGACTGGAGAGCGGATTCGTACTCATGGATGATCTTTAATTTTGAACGATATCGCGAAGTGCATACCGATTCTGTTGAGTCACGGGATAATGTGATTAATGGCGACCTGCTTCTAGCTGTATTATAGAGAGTCATTCAAAGTAGCAAGCCACACTTTTAGTATATCCGTGTGCATTCGTGATTGCGAACAAGAGGTGGCCCGGCGGTAGAGGCCTTTAATGTCTTCAGCTGTTTTTGTTCTAAATCATCTGGCTTGTTTCAGACAGTTGGGCAGAGTGAAGAACAATTTGACTGGTAGAAGTGCCTGATCGGAGAGAGACTGAGGGAGAAAAAAACAAAATGCGCTTGCAGCACCGGTTGAATTCCCGGTGCTGCAAGGCGGGCTTTTAATTTGTTGCTTTGGGCTTGTCATCTGTCAGAGGGAAGTCGATCGTATTCTCTTTGTCTTCTTCCACCATCACGAGCAGTCCGGATTTTTCCATATCACCATACCATTCCGGAATCACGGAGACGGGCCCTGCATTTCCATCTACGGCGTCTTCGGGAAGTCCTGATCCGCCCGGGCTGGTCAATGCTGTGATCATCACTTTGTATTTACCAGGAATGACCCCATCATCTTCATCAAAGGTTCCCATTTCATAGAATCCCTCACGATTGATTTTTCCCTGTGCCGGAGGACCGCCGCCAACGGGGATGAAAACCAGCGAACCGATGCTCAATGGTTTTCCATTATAAGAGACTGTCCCGGTTACCAGTGACCGTTTGGGGTGACCATCACCACATCCCCAGGTCGAGAGAAGTATAAAACAGAGCAGGATCGAAACAAACGGGGAGCGATTCAGTCGTCGCTCAACGAGAGATGAAAGTTGAAAAAACATTACATTTCCTTAGAAGACTGGGTTTTGAGAGGCAATCTAAAAACGGATTTCTTAACACGGTGATTACCACTCGCCAAGAATTTCTCCTTTGGCCCGGGTTCCCAGCCCTTTGAACAGCCCTAGATCAATATTTTCGCTGATGAAGTGAACCGAACCATCGGCCATCATGAAATGGGCGCCCCCTTCGTGATAGCTGGTAAAGGGCGTATGATTCGTTCCAAAGTCCCCACGGTAATTAATCGGAAACTGAATATTTTTGCTATCGAGGGTCAACCGACGCGTATCAGTGTACCAGTAGATTCCCCATGTCCAGGGCTGGATACCTCCCCAGCCTTTTTTCATTGCTGCAGACCAGCCATTCGAAGAGGAAGATTCCCCCAAAAGAATGGTGTTTGTCTGGCCGTCTGTGATATCACGGAATTTTGTATTGCTAAGGGGGTACATCAATCCGGTGTTCGCCCAGCGCCAGTTATTACCGTCTGACGGATTTGTAACGTCGTCAACGCGTCCGGCACAAGCGCGATAATGCAGTGCACCTTGTGATACGATCCAGGGAAGAGTGGAGTTGACAATATCGGGAGAACGATTACCTAACGCCGATGAAGGGCAGGCAAGCACAGCGATCGGTCCCCAGATTTCGTTCGCGCCATTGTGTGGTGACGTATCTAATCTCCAGGGGCCCAACTCTGTGACCGGGTTTTTAGAGAATCCCTCCATGGCATGCAGCCGCGTTGCTTCATCGATATAAGGGAATATTTTCGGTGCCCATCCCATGTGATAACCACCGCCAGGATAACTGGGGGTGGGGTGACTGCCGTTGGGCAAACTGCCAAAGGTGTCGTGATAGTTGTGGAAGGCAATTCCCAATTGCTTGAGATTATTCTTACATTGTGAACGCCGGGCTGCTTCCCGGGCTTGTTGGACTGCCGGTAAGAGCAGGGCAATCAGAATCGCGATGATGGCGATGACAACTAACAGCTCGATCAGGGTAAATGCTTTTCGTCTAAAATATCTGCTCATGATCTCATTTCCTTAAATAAAACGAATATTTGGAAATATGGAATTAGTGAGCGTCTTGATTTAGTTTAGACTGAAGAATTATTAAGTTAAGATGATTAATAAATAGTAATTGTGTAAATCTGTATGTCAATGTTTTTTATACAAAATGACATTGTTGCTAT
This genomic interval from Gimesia alba contains the following:
- a CDS encoding alpha/beta hydrolase family protein, with amino-acid sequence MLKQLIAILTVFVLGLGITGLNAAELPDRNGTVSIQTQEWPFQPGPRSVKVYIYYPGNKLENVNAETGLMLNLHNWGGTNTSGAGNPAVLTKELNVIAISVDYLQSGSWKEQAKTGAPYDYGYLQSIDALRALSYVYHGLQEKQIPFNSKRIYSTGGSGGGNVTLMCNKFAPHTFTCVIDICGMPRLSDDIAFHLPGGSSLNARYSQDKNAKNYLTPGAQEIRYIGNPEHLKLMKDQGHATKIIVIHGTGDTTCPYADAKAMVQNMKAAQLDVEAKFVTPADIDNVVFTNTGHSLGDRTKMMIKYGGEYAIPGREKFRLRTTPTDFELKQDVIYPTSDGRYVISYADGVPTIRFESK
- a CDS encoding heavy metal translocating P-type ATPase, producing the protein MIAAHLILRFAFVTSETVQNFPLWAVLALGGTPLVWGLLVKMFHREFGSDLLAGISIVVSILLDEYLAGSLVVLMLSGGEALEAYAVRSASSVLQALSKRMPSIAHRKIDSRIEDVALDQIAVNDTLVIFPHEICPIDGTVLEGHGVMDESYLTGEPYMMSKTPGSQVLSGAINGESALTIRAEKLAVDSRYAKIMEVMQTSEQHRPRMRRMADKLGAWYTPLAVLIGLIAWIISGDPVRFLAVMVVATPCPLLIAIPVAIIGSISLAARRAIIVRDPTALETADTCRTIIFDKTGTLTYGEPHLTEQIYANGFQLEEVLSLVGSIERFSKHPLAQAILSAVQAEKTITHEATEISEPPGQGLQGIVNGHSIQITSRKKLLKQQPEVESQLPEQAGGLECLILIDDQYAGTYRFRDTPRTDGLSFITHLSPQHQIQRTMLVSGDRESEVRYLADQVGIENVFFSQSPEQKLEIVNEETAQTNTIFVGDGINDAPALIAASVGVAFGQNSDVTTEAADVIVMDSSLQKIDEFLHISRRMRHIALQSAIGGMGLSMLGMLLAAAGYLPPVAGALTQEVIDVLAVLNALRVALPPKALIDFTPGSTV
- a CDS encoding ZIP family metal transporter — protein: MSGVLEVIVLTTLAGSTIPIGGFLAKIERIHPRWLEEEFRHSIIAFGGGVLLAAVALVLVPVGIEELNPLIASAAILCGGVCFMIIDRILATHQNSASQLIAMLLDFVPESLALGATFANGGSVGMLLAILIGLQNLPEGFNAYRELRSSVTMKKHMILPGFCLLVLLGPLSGLIGYYLLSRVPQMVGLTMLFAAGGILYLTFQDIAPQAKLERRWAPALGAVLGFVFGLIAQMVVA
- a CDS encoding cytochrome-c peroxidase; its protein translation is MNVLKHGRSTLLLKLSIACGVVFATVQTQAVSHAAEKNASAKKTNKVLLGTPELTSGIPGKGPLTKKEIKEWLSQPENHEILEVTLPLGLSAGAAQMVGLKENPLTRAKVELGRQLYFDTRLSSDNTISCASCHHPDEGYGRHTQFGIGVRDQEGGRNSPISYNRILSGPQFWDGRAATLEEQAVGPIANPIEMANTHEAAVKTLKGIPGYQMQFKKIFKDGITIDNVGKAIAAFERTLVTGPSPFDYQEKLKPFLKMDKEDLEDLEDVYQPILAQTKKHPMSKSALRGMDLFFSEKVNCAACHVGPNMTDEKYHNLGVGMDAKKPDLGRYEVTKQEKDKGAFKTPTIRNVEFSAPYMHDGSQKTLEEVVEHYNKGGTPNPYLSEKVKKLNLSDQDKKDLVAFMKACSGPFPKVETGRLPQ
- a CDS encoding ABC transporter ATP-binding protein, which translates into the protein MSTNPLSSRQQFEQYKAEFHEKHGPEPGKKSTKRERSSWELVRSFLGLLKIHRRSMILALLTLTIATLLALIPPIATKFVVDNVLDKKPLPASLPEWIPHEPWPLLVSITIAVIVISMIRVALQIWGRWHATRVTKMIQMKVRKAVFAQAVRLPLHRVQELKSGGATSILREDAGSVGELVFGMLYNPCRAIIQLLGSLIILAWVDWRLLLGAIFLGPMVYLTHRTWISRIRPQHRRIRAQRAAVDAQATESFGGMRVVRAFGRQRSETSRVLRSNHLMGRQELYAWWWSRLIEIAWETLIPIASACLLLYGGWQVLQGELTLGELVMFLAYLLMLLGPLAVLAQSAAQFQNSLSGFDRVLDLLDEPREMESSTAKNISKSEITGRITFENVGFQYPGSEQFALEEVSLDVDPGETIALVGPSGAGKTTFCNLVARFYDPTSGRVLLDGRDLRELDVESYRNHIGVVEQDVFLFDGSVAENIGYGNRHASLAEIQQAAEIANADEFIKVLPDGYQTIIGERGVKLSGGQRQRLAIARAILADPRILILDEATSNLDTESERLIQDSLTTLMQGRTCFVIAHRLSTITHANRIVVFESGRITETGTHDALMAAGGKYHEMVLLQTSPAEVS
- a CDS encoding DUF1559 domain-containing protein, whose amino-acid sequence is MSRYFRRKAFTLIELLVVIAIIAILIALLLPAVQQAREAARRSQCKNNLKQLGIAFHNYHDTFGSLPNGSHPTPSYPGGGYHMGWAPKIFPYIDEATRLHAMEGFSKNPVTELGPWRLDTSPHNGANEIWGPIAVLACPSSALGNRSPDIVNSTLPWIVSQGALHYRACAGRVDDVTNPSDGNNWRWANTGLMYPLSNTKFRDITDGQTNTILLGESSSSNGWSAAMKKGWGGIQPWTWGIYWYTDTRRLTLDSKNIQFPINYRGDFGTNHTPFTSYHEGGAHFMMADGSVHFISENIDLGLFKGLGTRAKGEILGEW